The following DNA comes from Palaemon carinicauda isolate YSFRI2023 chromosome 27, ASM3689809v2, whole genome shotgun sequence.
TTAGATTTGCATAAACAACTCCAAAATGATAAGCAAGTACGTTAAACTATACATTCATTCTTCTAAATAAATGATTTTATCAACAAAggatatatatttgatacattcaCTAAGAGGCTTTTATTCGGATCTATTGTGTAGCTGCAAACCGAGTATTTCTTGTTATTTCAAACTCGATGTGTAACTTTACAACAAACGCCCATTCGATTTCTCCAATCGAATTTAAAAGCTGTTTCCAACATCATTCAATTATGCTCCGAAAAAAATTCCATTACCTTTTTGTAGCAATGGAAAGCAAAACAACTTTCCTATCGTGATAAAGAAGCGATTGAAATTCGCCAAGAATTTAGCTAATTACGTTAGCTGACTGCGATTTGCAACCCTGAGTACAGTTCCGACGAACATTATTTAAACTTGCGAGATAAAACCTTTCGTAATGAGGTAAAATGCTAACGCAAGAATAAGTCTGGCACGTTCATGAATAACAACGACTGAACGGTTATAGCAAAGAAACGGAAGAAAAAAGGGAGAGGCAAAGAACAAACAGAGAATACCAAGCAATTACTAGTCTTTGTTTACCCCCCGCGAACAAGTCCACGATCTAAATCGATGTCTCCAATTAAGGGTACAGGGGATTCGAGATCGCTTGATGAGAATCAAGTCTCCATCCTTTCccgttcttttcctctctctctctctctctctctctctctctctctctctctctctctctctctctctctctctctctctcttagactaaAGGAAAGTCAAAATAGACTTCGATTCACTATCGGCAATGGGAAGGAAAGGTTTGTTTACATCAATGGGTAGGACCCGAACTGATGGCGTAACTTTTAAAGAGTACTTCGTCTATACATTTGCATTTAAGTTATCTTTTTGCTGCATACGTAGCAGACATTTTTCAACAATACCGAATATTATATCAAcgttatcttttatattttcatatatgtctgaataaaaataggtttttcaattCCACAGCCTTATTTTTATTGACTTTTAGGACATGGAAAAAAAGAGATTCAGAAAAAAATGAAGGACGGAAAAAATGACACTTAAGAGAGACAAGGTATAATCAGATGTTTTTTGCAATTATAGAGAAAATCTACgtagttttatattctttttagGTGTGACTAACGAATTAATAATTATACAAGGCATCGTTAACAAtttattgaaaatctctctctctctctctctctaccagctaAAAGAATAGAaaggcctcctggctagtacagtggtaacgtgtttgcctcgcattcgcgtggcaagagatagatccccgcccagggccatgagtttaagctgtttactggggaggctactgctgtggtagggcaccacagtggagggttcggcttgcccggctgacgttctggtgagcatctattctgatggaactggaactgaaaccagacacctttaacctttatataaaGGGTTATTTCAATGAGAAGAGCAAGCATCGAGGAATACAATGGAGTAACAGAGATAAGTTAAAAAGCTAATAAAGACCTCAATCATTCCCAGCAAGTTTTCAAGATGTTACTTCAGTAATGTTGGTAACAGAAAGAGGGATGAGGAAGGCTGCGGAGAGGTGGGTGAGGGTATGCAAGTTGCGGAGACATGAATTGGTAAGTATGGGGGAAAGTTTTATAAGGGGGAATGCAAAGTTTAGAGACGGCGAAGAAGTGCGAAAGAGCAAAAAGTGGAGTTTTATAAGAGGAGAGGAGTAATATAATTTGTTAATCGATGAACCAAGGGTGAGAGCATACAGAGTAATGCAAATTTTCAGTTAAGTGCTTATTTATAactattttctatttctatgtaaGTTGAATAATGAAAGTTGAATAATGATATCTATGATCATAAAACTGTATTATATAACATTAAATAACTTTATCTTCTTATGTCTATTTTTCTTCAAGTTTTGTGGATGATGGTTTCCTTGATCTGTTGACCTGAAAAGGCTATAGAATTTAAGGTTTtatctttaaaggccactcatgaatggcaaggccaAGGAACAATGGCATTCCCTTAGCTAGCaagaaaatggaaaatgccttttttttttttttttttttttttacttttttcaatattcacgttcccgaaaaaaaaaacttagttttacTTCAACAgcagatttatacacacacacacacacacacacacacacacacacacacacacgcacacacacacacacacacacatatatatatatatatatatatatatatatatatatatatatatatatatatatatatatatatatatagttggctgTAAAATTACCTTAGTTCAAACAATAAAACAAATCGAAAATGATTCAAGAAAAACGTTGTGTCGTTTTAGTTGAGAGCCTGCGAGTTAAATCCTAATATGCCAACaacatattattaatgaaaatgtttAAAACCTTTGCAAAATGAACAGCATATATGAATTTGTTCAGATACGCAATAAGAATCCAATtctcacgcatacacacaaacaaacgcacatatctatctttctatcaattcacctgtatatatatatatatatatatatatatatatatatatatatatatatatataaagagagagagagagagagagagagagagagagagagagagagagagagagagagagagagagagagagagagagagagagattgccacatGCACAAACTCATGTACGCAACTAAACAAATACATATACctctttattattatcagtatcatttttttttatcagtcttcaactgggtggtatttatagtgtagggttccgggttgcatcctgcctccttaggagtccatcaatTTTCTTATGTGCGCCGTTTCTAGGATCACACTCtcctgcatgagtcctggagctacttcagcctctagtttttccaGATTCCTTTTTCAGgtatcttgggatcgtgcctagtacTCCTATGAtaatgggtacaatttccactggcatatcccatattcttcttatttctattttcaggtcttagtacttattcatttttccttctctttctcttcaactctggagtcccatggtactgcgacatcaatgagagatactttcttcttgattttgtcaatcaaagtcacgtctggtctatttgcacgtatcaccctatctgttctgataccatagtcccagaggatctttatctgatcgttttctatcacttccgcaggttggtgctcgtaccacttattactgcaaagTAGCtaatgtttcttgcacaggctccagtgggTGGCTTTGGCTACTGGAACAtacctctttttgtactggttctgtgcaagtgccagacattcgcttgctatgtggtttatggtttcatttttcgtgTTGCACTTCCTACATGAGGGaaagatgttatttccgtctatcgttctttgaacatatctggttcttagggcctgatcttgtgccgctgttatcattccttcagtctccttcttgagctctcccctcattagccattgccacgtgtcatcgctggctagttctttagtctgtctcatgtattgtccgtgCGTTGGTTTGTTGTACCAGTCTTCTATTCTGTTTGCCATTCTTCTGTAtctgtatatttctgggtcttcgtctacttttatcagtccttcttcccatgcactcttgagccactcgtcttcactggttttcagatattgccccagtgctctATTCTCAATGATAacgcagtcctctatacttagtagtcctctccctccttcctttcgaGTTATGTATAGTCTGTCCGTATTTCCTCTTGGGTGTAGTGTTTTGTGTagtcatatgtttcctagttttctggtcttTGCTGTGGAGTTCTGCCTTCGTCCATTTGACTATTCCTGCGCTGTATCTAATTATTGCTACTACCCATGTCattatggcttttatcatattcACGGCGTTGAGTTTTGACTTGCGTATCGCCTTGAGTCTGCATATATTCTTTCCTGATCGTGTCTTTTATCTCGGTGTTTTATATCCCCTCATTCCATTAGTCCCAGGTATTTGTATCCCGTGTCATCTATGCATTTCATGTGgctcccatctggtagctttatcccttcagtCCTTGTTACTTTGGCCTTTTGTATGTTGACTAAGGCAAATCTTTTTATTCCAAAATTCTCCCTGGTGTCCCCAGATTCAATCCATACAGTTTGGACtaaggtatctatttccttgatgctctgaccatacagcttgatgtcgtccatgaacattagatggttaattctgttgcCTCTTTTTTTGAGTTGGTACCCAGCATCCATCTTCTGCAGTACTTTTGTCATGGGAATCATGGCTACTACGAAGAATAATGGGGACAGTGAATCGCCCTGGAAGATCCCTCTCCTGATATTAACCTCTGCTAGTCTTACTCCAGAGCTTGTAATTACTGTATTTCAGTTGTGCAGTGTATTTTTGAGGAAGCTGATGGTGTTTTCCATTGCCCCATATATTTTCAGGCATTCTATTAGCCCTATgcgtggtatcatgtcgaaggctatCTTATAATCAACCCATGCAATgcttaggttggttttccttctcctactgttcttcattaccattttgtctatcaggAGCTGGTCTTTTGTGTCCCTACACTTCCTTTTGCAGCCTTTCTGTTGGTGGAGGATGGTGTTTGTCTCCTTTAGGTAGTTGTATAGTCTCTCACTGATGATACCTGTTAAGTAatttccacattattggtaggcaggtgatAGGCCTGTAATCACTGGCTACATTTCCCTTACTCTTGTCTTTTTGAACTAAGGATGTTCTTCCTGTGGTCATCCATTTGGGTGCATAGTGATTTGATATACAATGTTGGAGTTGTTCTGGTATACGTGGGAGTAGGGccttgaagtttttgagccagtatccACGGATTTCATCGAGACCTGGCGTTTTCCAGCTTGGCTTTTTCTTTAGTTGGTGTCTATCTGTCTCTGTCGAAATCTCTGTGAATCTCGGTTTTATTCTCCCTGTTTCTTCTTCCTTGACTTCctggataatcattattattattattattattattattattattattattattattattattattattattattattagctacgctgcaACCTTTcttggaaacgcaggatgcaataagctcaagGGCACCAACACCTTTTTACTTTCCATGATCTAATTTGCTTCCCCAAAAGGTTTCCATCCCATACTTACCCTTCTTTATACACACACTAGtaacaatagtaacaatattcaaataaatatttcctatttaaacaataaaaactttaagagaacaagaggaagaggaactagatagaaaagtgtgcccgagtgtaccctcaagcaagagaactctaacccaaggcagtgtaagaccatggtacagaggctatggcactacccaagactagagaacaatggtttgattttggagtgtccttctcctaaaagagctgcttaccatagctaaagagtctcttctacccttaccaagaggaaagtagccactgaacaattgtagtgcagtagttaatcccatgggtgaagaagaattgtctagtaatcacagtgttgtcaggtgtatgaggacagaggagaatctgtaaaggataggccagactatttggtgtctgtgtaggcaaagggaaagaaccgtaaccagagagaagggtcctatgtagtactgtctggccagtcaaaggaccccataactctctagcggtagtgtctcaacgggcggctggtgcccaggccaacctactacctcatgagtgaccttacacacacacacacatatatatatatacacacacacatatatatatatatatatatatatatataaatatatatatatatatatatatatatatatatacatatatatatatatatatatatatatatatatatatatatatatatatatatatgtgtcctaatatgtaagaaaaggaaatggacatgggtagaacATATGATAGGAGCAATAGATAgtagatggacaaaaaaaaaaaaaaaaaaaaaaaaaaaaaaaaaaaaaaaaaaaaacagaatgagtCCCTTGTTATTGCAAacggaggggaaggaagagagaacgatggattgacgagctaggaaaatttccgggtaaagactggcatagaaaggccataaacagacacgtGTGACAGGACatctctgaggcatttgtcctgcagtggtctagtaactagtgatgatgatgatgatgatgatatatatatgtactgtacatatatatatatgtatatatatatatatatatatatataaatatatatatacacacacatatatatatatatatatatatatatatatatatatatatatatgtacatatatatatatatacacacacacacacacacacacacacacacatatatatatatatatatatatatacattctcctcCGATTAATCAGACTATCTATTGTTGTATGTGTCTTTCATTCTATAAATAACTCCCTTGATCTGCCTACCCAGCTATTAATTCTTCTGGCGGGCCTTTCCGTTTCGGTTTGGAATGAATATGACTGAATTCGTGGTAAAAGGTTTAGTTGAATAGAAATTAACGAATGGCACCGGGCAGTAATGAAAGACTTCTTTCATCTGACCTTTTATAGCCAAACTGAATACATGTGAAAATTAATAACCAAGTTACCATTAATTAAGCTTTTTTCTTCTTTCGGGTTATCAGTTCTGATCA
Coding sequences within:
- the LOC137620879 gene encoding uncharacterized protein is translated as MIIQEVKEEETGRIKPRFTEISTETDRHQLKKKPSWKTPGLDEIRGYWLKNFKALLPRIPEQLQHCISNHYAPKWMTTGRTSLVQKDKIITSSGVRLAEVNIRRGIFQGDSLSPLFFVVAMIPMTKVLQKMDAGYQLKKRGNRINHLMFMDDIKLYGQSIKEIDTLVQTVWIESGDTRENFGIKRFALVNIQKAKVTRTEGIKLPDGSHMKCIDDTGYKYLGLME